A window of the Vallitalea okinawensis genome harbors these coding sequences:
- a CDS encoding NifU family protein — translation MDKEIMNYINSVLRPMAKADGGDLLCTEINDNTLIINAYGDCATCNSCGEDIQWWLNKKIESKFHQHFSIKIIKNIPYFDQ, via the coding sequence ATGGATAAGGAAATAATGAATTATATTAATTCTGTTTTAAGACCAATGGCTAAAGCCGATGGTGGTGATCTCCTTTGTACTGAAATTAATGATAATACTCTTATTATTAATGCTTATGGAGACTGCGCTACATGTAACAGTTGTGGAGAAGATATACAGTGGTGGCTCAACAAAAAGATTGAATCTAAATTCCATCAGCATTTTTCCATAAAAATAATTAAAAACATACCATACTTTGATCAATAG
- a CDS encoding AraC family transcriptional regulator, with amino-acid sequence MEILELDDLEIKIEFGQLELNMLYMRFAPPSRIKEITNHFHSSYELHFIPYGQGLLRTKDQSYTINAGDFYLTGPNVYHAQKGHHDNPMAEYCVNFEIIGEKIKENQGSKDQEVISKTLKETTFWYGKDKFNSMDLFKKIAEESHYKYVGYMENIKNYLQQILLNCIRSYLEYPYSLDQPPIKSKDDQRRQITDTYLHRFKEEVSVEELAKILGLSERHTRRFFHSIYGMSLHEKVKEMRIDLAKELLMNTRMTISRIGDYVGYIDPLYFSRVFKKSTGCSPTVYRRHSYE; translated from the coding sequence GTGGAGATTCTTGAATTAGATGACTTAGAAATAAAAATAGAATTTGGGCAATTAGAATTAAATATGCTTTATATGCGGTTTGCACCTCCCAGTAGGATTAAAGAGATAACTAATCATTTTCATAGTAGCTATGAATTGCACTTTATACCCTATGGACAAGGATTATTAAGGACAAAAGATCAGTCTTATACCATCAATGCAGGAGATTTCTATTTGACAGGTCCTAATGTTTATCATGCACAAAAAGGACATCATGATAACCCTATGGCTGAGTACTGCGTTAATTTTGAGATAATTGGTGAAAAGATAAAGGAAAACCAAGGATCTAAGGACCAAGAAGTCATATCAAAGACATTAAAAGAGACCACCTTTTGGTATGGAAAGGACAAATTTAACAGCATGGATTTGTTCAAAAAGATAGCAGAAGAGAGTCATTATAAATACGTAGGCTATATGGAGAATATAAAAAACTACCTACAGCAGATACTATTAAATTGTATCCGAAGCTATCTGGAGTATCCCTATTCCTTGGACCAGCCTCCAATAAAAAGTAAAGATGATCAACGTAGACAAATTACTGATACCTATTTACATAGGTTTAAAGAAGAAGTATCTGTAGAAGAACTAGCAAAAATTTTAGGTTTAAGTGAAAGGCATACAAGGCGATTTTTTCATTCTATTTATGGTATGTCACTCCATGAGAAAGTTAAAGAAATGCGAATAGACTTAGCTAAAGAATTACTCATGAATACCCGTATGACGATAAGTAGAATCGGTGATTATGTAGGGTATATAGATCCACTATATTTTTCAAGAGTATTTAAAAAATCTACAGGATGTAGTCCAACTGTATATAGAAGACATTCCTATGAATAG
- a CDS encoding Gfo/Idh/MocA family protein has product MNPVKVILVGAGNRGNVYCRYALENPDRMQVVGVVEPNTVRLEKAKKLYHIDEQHCYNTLTDFLSDEIFGDAVINGTMDHLHVQTSVPILEKGYDLLLEKPYAVSEEETITLAKTAEKLDRKVMICHVLRYTPFYHAIKERILNGDIGDIISIQTTEHVSFHHMAVSYVRGKWRNKEQCHASMLLAKCCHDLDIIMWMNSGISPTSLSSFGGRHFFTEENRPKDAGKRCMVDCPIEENCHYSCKKHYIDHPNRWKQYVWTCLEHMENPTLEDKIHSLKTDNHFGKCVWRYDNNVVDRQTVSIEFQNGSVATHTMLGGSTRPQRYIHVIGTKGDIRGVFEESNFTLRKINPTKESDFTEEVIDLNIKGDMAGAFGGHGGGDLRLVDDFVNYIKDEKTSISRTTINDSMNSHLAAFYADQAMEEKRVIFF; this is encoded by the coding sequence ATGAATCCAGTAAAAGTTATATTAGTTGGTGCGGGTAATCGTGGAAATGTTTATTGCCGCTATGCACTAGAAAATCCTGATCGAATGCAAGTCGTGGGGGTTGTTGAGCCTAATACTGTTCGCCTTGAAAAGGCTAAAAAACTCTATCATATTGATGAGCAACACTGCTACAATACGTTAACGGATTTCTTGTCCGATGAAATATTCGGAGATGCTGTTATCAATGGAACTATGGACCATCTTCATGTTCAAACTTCTGTTCCTATTCTAGAGAAAGGTTATGATCTCCTTCTTGAGAAACCTTATGCCGTTAGTGAAGAAGAGACAATCACACTTGCCAAAACAGCTGAAAAGTTAGATAGAAAGGTTATGATTTGTCATGTTTTACGATATACTCCCTTTTATCATGCCATTAAGGAGCGTATTTTAAATGGTGATATTGGTGATATCATTAGTATTCAAACAACAGAACATGTTTCCTTCCATCACATGGCTGTATCTTATGTGCGAGGTAAATGGCGTAACAAAGAACAATGTCATGCATCCATGTTACTGGCTAAATGCTGTCATGATCTCGATATCATCATGTGGATGAACAGTGGTATTAGCCCTACATCACTATCTAGTTTTGGTGGTCGTCATTTTTTTACAGAAGAAAATCGTCCAAAGGATGCAGGAAAGCGCTGTATGGTGGACTGTCCAATAGAAGAAAACTGTCATTATTCTTGTAAAAAACACTATATTGATCACCCTAATCGCTGGAAACAATATGTTTGGACTTGTTTAGAGCACATGGAAAATCCTACTCTTGAGGACAAAATACATTCTCTTAAAACAGATAACCACTTTGGTAAATGCGTATGGCGATATGATAATAATGTGGTGGATCGTCAAACAGTATCCATAGAATTCCAAAACGGCTCCGTGGCTACCCATACCATGCTAGGTGGGTCTACCCGACCTCAACGCTATATACATGTCATTGGAACTAAAGGAGATATCAGAGGCGTCTTTGAAGAATCCAACTTTACCCTTCGAAAAATTAATCCAACCAAAGAATCTGATTTCACTGAGGAAGTTATCGACTTGAATATAAAAGGAGATATGGCTGGTGCGTTTGGCGGTCATGGTGGCGGCGATTTACGTCTGGTTGATGACTTTGTTAACTACATAAAAGATGAAAAAACTTCTATATCTCGTACAACGATTAATGACTCCATGAATAGTCACCTAGCAGCTTTTTATGCGGATCAAGCCATGGAAGAAAAAAGAGTTATCTTTTTCTAG
- a CDS encoding helix-turn-helix domain-containing protein, whose amino-acid sequence MGHKGIRLREEVKIDKIFSFLYYEMTKDYSFSGERHDFWELVYVDQGCIHAIRDDEEVKLSAGEVIIHQPGEYHGLHANGVDDCNVFIISFSSQSRALNFLKGEKVCINHDIQQLFNQLYHAGDEAFKDCRSIDGVLKIMMKPEEDMFFAAEQVVKLYLELLVIQLIRQVHTPQITSRRVDMLSSSDLMEEIDDLLLENFHRKNYLDFLVGKLGVSKRKIQYLVRDKRNMSVNAYIRLLKIEKAKALLRERKKTVTEIADALGYSSVHYFSSQFKQECNMTPTEYSRSIKYKGHGLTFSKGD is encoded by the coding sequence ATGGGGCATAAGGGTATTCGTCTTAGAGAAGAGGTGAAAATTGATAAAATCTTTTCATTTCTATATTATGAGATGACCAAAGACTATAGTTTTAGTGGAGAGCGACACGATTTTTGGGAGTTAGTCTATGTAGATCAAGGATGTATTCACGCTATAAGAGATGATGAAGAGGTCAAACTTTCAGCAGGCGAAGTAATTATTCACCAACCAGGTGAATATCATGGTCTTCATGCTAATGGCGTTGATGATTGTAATGTGTTCATCATATCTTTTTCTTCTCAATCAAGAGCATTAAACTTTCTCAAAGGGGAGAAGGTTTGTATAAATCATGATATTCAACAATTATTTAATCAGTTGTATCATGCTGGTGATGAAGCTTTTAAAGACTGTCGTTCAATAGATGGGGTTCTTAAGATAATGATGAAACCTGAAGAGGATATGTTCTTTGCAGCTGAACAAGTGGTCAAGCTATACCTAGAACTTCTGGTGATTCAATTAATCAGACAAGTACACACGCCTCAAATAACTAGTCGGAGAGTTGACATGTTGTCTTCTTCGGATTTGATGGAAGAAATTGATGATTTACTATTAGAGAATTTTCACAGGAAGAATTACTTAGATTTTCTTGTTGGCAAGCTAGGTGTAAGTAAAAGAAAAATTCAATATCTTGTTAGAGATAAAAGAAATATGAGTGTTAATGCCTATATTCGGCTCCTTAAAATAGAAAAGGCAAAAGCTTTATTAAGAGAAAGAAAGAAAACTGTTACAGAAATCGCAGATGCATTAGGTTATAGTTCTGTGCATTATTTTTCCTCACAGTTTAAACAAGAGTGCAATATGACACCAACAGAATATAGTAGATCAATTAAATATAAAGGGCATGGTCTAACCTTTTCAAAAGGGGATTAG
- a CDS encoding ABC transporter permease, whose protein sequence is MQLRGMKKQSNEMKINRFSNTLISYKKNSLFFLMLLPAIIYFVIFHYLPMYGVTIAFKDYYILKGILGSKWVGFKHFEDVFSGLFFWPVFKNTLIISFYKLMLGFFAPIVLAIMLNEVSHNKYKKVVQSITYLPHFMSWVVLSGLLIEILSPSRGPVNILLQGIGLEPIYFIAEKSWFRSILVGSSIWKEAGWSSIIYLAAISGIDPQMYEVAELDGASRMRKIWNITIPSIMPVIIIMFIFATGKIIQDDFEQVYNLLNPAVMEVGDVISTYTYREGLERMNYSYAAAVGLFKNVISFALVMGTNYIARRTSDYALW, encoded by the coding sequence GTGCAACTAAGAGGAATGAAAAAACAGAGTAATGAGATGAAAATTAATCGATTTTCCAATACATTAATCAGTTATAAGAAAAATAGTTTATTTTTTCTAATGCTATTACCGGCTATTATATATTTTGTTATTTTTCATTATCTACCGATGTATGGTGTTACAATCGCCTTTAAAGATTACTATATTTTGAAAGGCATATTAGGAAGTAAGTGGGTTGGTTTTAAGCACTTTGAAGATGTATTTTCAGGGTTGTTTTTTTGGCCAGTGTTTAAAAATACATTAATTATCAGTTTTTATAAATTGATGCTTGGTTTTTTTGCACCAATTGTATTAGCCATTATGCTGAATGAGGTATCTCATAATAAATACAAAAAGGTGGTGCAATCTATTACCTATTTGCCTCACTTTATGTCTTGGGTTGTATTATCAGGTTTACTTATCGAGATTTTATCACCTTCAAGAGGACCTGTTAACATCCTATTGCAAGGAATTGGTCTAGAGCCTATCTATTTTATAGCAGAAAAAAGTTGGTTCAGAAGCATTCTTGTTGGCTCAAGTATATGGAAAGAGGCAGGGTGGTCATCCATTATCTATTTAGCAGCAATATCTGGTATTGACCCTCAAATGTATGAGGTAGCTGAGTTAGATGGAGCAAGCCGCATGAGAAAGATATGGAACATCACCATACCTTCTATCATGCCCGTCATCATCATCATGTTTATTTTTGCTACAGGTAAAATTATTCAGGATGATTTTGAGCAAGTATATAACCTATTAAACCCAGCAGTTATGGAAGTTGGGGATGTTATTTCTACCTATACCTATCGAGAAGGGTTAGAACGTATGAACTATAGTTATGCAGCAGCTGTAGGATTGTTTAAAAACGTTATTTCCTTTGCATTAGTCATGGGTACCAACTATATAGCTAGAAGAACAAGTGATTACGCACTTTGGTAG
- a CDS encoding carbohydrate ABC transporter permease → MKIKSKQDIFFDCIIYSLLFLCCLITIVPFLQAVTISLSPASEVNKYGLHLIPTSFNLEGYQKVIQHDQIWIAYKNTIIRTVLGTFLAVALTVLAAYPLAKKDLPHRTFWTGFIVFTMYFSGGLIPRYLLVNNLGLLNSMSALVLPSMISAFTLIVTRNFFMTIPESLEESARIDGANDLYILYKIIIPISKPIIATITLWYGVWHWNQWFDCMIYIMDKEKFVLQYVLRQIVLEGQMSDSEMAITDVMVVNTETMKMATLVVATLPIICVYPFLQKYFVKGVMMGSLKG, encoded by the coding sequence ATGAAGATAAAAAGTAAACAGGATATATTCTTTGATTGTATTATTTATAGTTTGTTATTTTTATGCTGTTTGATTACTATCGTACCATTCTTACAGGCTGTTACTATTTCTTTAAGTCCAGCCAGTGAAGTGAATAAATATGGTTTGCATTTGATACCTACTTCGTTTAACTTAGAAGGTTACCAAAAGGTTATCCAACATGATCAAATTTGGATTGCTTACAAAAATACTATCATTAGAACGGTTTTAGGAACTTTTTTAGCTGTAGCATTAACTGTATTAGCAGCATACCCCTTAGCAAAGAAAGACTTACCACATCGAACATTTTGGACTGGATTTATAGTCTTTACTATGTATTTCAGCGGAGGGCTAATACCAAGATATCTTTTAGTTAATAACCTTGGATTGCTCAATAGTATGTCAGCATTAGTTTTACCGTCAATGATCAGTGCTTTTACATTAATAGTTACCCGCAACTTTTTTATGACTATTCCAGAAAGTTTAGAAGAATCAGCGAGAATAGATGGTGCCAATGATCTCTACATACTGTATAAAATCATTATTCCTATATCCAAACCCATTATTGCAACTATTACACTATGGTACGGGGTATGGCACTGGAATCAGTGGTTTGACTGTATGATCTATATTATGGACAAAGAGAAATTTGTTTTACAGTATGTGCTTCGACAAATAGTATTAGAAGGTCAAATGAGTGATAGTGAAATGGCTATTACAGACGTTATGGTTGTTAACACGGAAACCATGAAAATGGCAACATTAGTTGTTGCAACATTACCTATAATTTGTGTATACCCTTTTTTACAGAAATATTTTGTTAAGGGCGTTATGATGGGATCATTAAAAGGGTAA
- a CDS encoding type 2 periplasmic-binding domain-containing protein codes for MKKLVCMILIMGLLGSLFVGCTSEDSQTDSTPTTDNTKETKKGSEKSETTGNEAVVIDWLAYQTSAQPDEEAEIVKMVEERYNVDFNFWFIDDQKWNEALNVRLASGDMPDVMRIRDDNLFNYVEQGVVVELPIEKLEEKAPDFVAAVNAYDPNGYLWNKSKLSDGKNYGWSMVQLDAKYHTILEWRQDWLSNVGITKVPETLEEFEAAMYAFRNDDPNQSGQQDTYGMSIKAMNAVFGAFGSPTNIENGSEVMIKDGEIVFTATQPEMKEALALLNKWYNDGIIDPEFITGENTGGYWALSHAFMNDRVGVTGGINYYHYAPPGKIEGPKGGPCYRETKAINPNAEVTLGSPIEGPYGQGVLKGGMAGELFGITAKATESEAKVDVILTMLNDIFNDEEYSMMVSHGIQGTHFELDESGEVNYLYDRDPVQMREQGIQIFDFLTGSPDVRSKIMSSRYEYAEKYATAPYYERPTMPSVDALNENKETLKRITEEAYIQIITGEKSVDYFDEFETLFNENGGDESLKALNETYNSLK; via the coding sequence ATGAAAAAATTAGTGTGTATGATACTAATAATGGGGTTACTAGGTAGTCTATTTGTAGGATGTACATCAGAAGACAGCCAAACTGATAGTACTCCAACAACGGATAACACTAAAGAAACGAAAAAAGGTTCAGAGAAAAGTGAGACCACTGGTAATGAAGCAGTTGTTATTGATTGGCTAGCGTACCAGACTTCTGCACAACCGGATGAAGAAGCAGAGATCGTAAAGATGGTTGAAGAACGTTATAATGTAGATTTTAACTTTTGGTTCATCGATGATCAGAAGTGGAATGAAGCTTTAAATGTTCGTTTAGCTTCTGGGGATATGCCAGACGTTATGCGTATTAGAGATGATAATTTATTTAATTATGTTGAGCAAGGGGTCGTTGTTGAGTTACCTATAGAAAAGTTAGAAGAGAAGGCACCTGATTTTGTTGCTGCAGTTAATGCATATGATCCTAACGGTTATTTATGGAATAAATCTAAACTTTCTGATGGTAAAAACTATGGATGGAGTATGGTGCAATTGGATGCTAAGTACCATACCATACTAGAATGGAGACAAGATTGGTTAAGTAACGTTGGCATTACAAAGGTACCAGAAACTTTAGAAGAGTTTGAGGCGGCTATGTATGCTTTTAGAAATGATGATCCTAATCAATCAGGACAACAAGATACATACGGTATGTCTATAAAAGCTATGAACGCAGTATTTGGAGCATTTGGATCACCAACAAATATTGAAAATGGTAGTGAAGTAATGATCAAAGATGGTGAAATTGTCTTTACTGCAACTCAACCGGAAATGAAAGAAGCCTTGGCTTTATTAAACAAGTGGTACAATGATGGTATCATTGATCCTGAGTTTATAACTGGTGAGAATACTGGTGGTTATTGGGCGCTATCTCATGCCTTTATGAATGATCGTGTAGGTGTTACCGGTGGTATCAATTACTATCACTATGCACCACCAGGAAAAATTGAGGGACCTAAAGGTGGACCATGTTACAGAGAAACTAAAGCCATTAATCCTAATGCGGAAGTTACTTTGGGCTCACCTATTGAAGGACCATATGGTCAAGGAGTTCTTAAAGGTGGAATGGCAGGTGAATTATTTGGAATTACTGCTAAAGCTACTGAATCTGAAGCAAAAGTTGATGTTATATTAACTATGCTTAACGATATCTTTAATGATGAAGAATATAGTATGATGGTAAGTCATGGAATTCAAGGAACTCATTTTGAATTAGATGAGTCTGGAGAAGTCAACTATCTATACGATAGAGATCCTGTACAAATGAGGGAGCAAGGTATTCAAATCTTTGACTTTTTAACAGGATCACCAGATGTTAGAAGTAAAATTATGAGTTCAAGATATGAGTATGCTGAAAAATATGCAACAGCTCCATATTACGAGAGACCGACTATGCCATCAGTTGACGCTCTAAATGAGAATAAGGAAACATTAAAAAGAATCACTGAAGAAGCCTATATTCAAATTATTACTGGCGAAAAGAGCGTTGATTACTTTGACGAGTTTGAGACTCTTTTCAATGAAAATGGTGGAGATGAATCACTAAAGGCTTTAAACGAAACATATAACTCATTAAAATAA
- a CDS encoding AraC family transcriptional regulator — protein sequence MKKKKIYYRLLFLNLLLLMIGVIIPNQIIYRYSIDFIYRNIHEYNVIKVDQISNTIDELVKNIIEVPIDNITDLKTNETLTKPLHEDISKSFIDIKQVMNEVSGIVHKNEFINELSLYYYEGDVFFYDDTVNFIGNRSQKKINIPKWFEKIYQEDINTLWYKHMDEQSKEYITYARTVPFFSDIKDRKGIMGVTIDLNMIYEIIDSYYVENHMGQQFVIIDEKNNPIVGYPKKMVKADLDQVMGQMNAQQLNDKNLYEISINNESYLASIIPSEYNDWKFIALSSLDSYYKTADQYKDIYFFIFIMIILINIIIIYWSTRKAYKPINNIVNVFKGISKDDGSTEDEYTFIINTANSVESRITELNKKLKAYQPLIQYNLIWEILNKAKNDINQEIFKASGISLDLNKSCCLIVKVHRNDVLEDKIILNYKLINALNEQMINRYKCYSVLNEDNDLVLLLNYESKFQHVIDLIRTIIEGCTTQGYTLCIGQEVQEIATISESYSQAKYVKRWTFIKCNEKVIYYKDIAKEELKADGSAYKVLYHIEEALRECKIEDVQYKIKVLIEGLKYGHYRIEYCENTLLELCSRLRNLFMERGFNSDLILEVDIREVPNIIENINEFEAKINGIVLTIIHHIRDKKDKLPVELEYKIDRYIEENIYNDISLETMADELDISYELLSKQFKDLKGITFSKYMMELKMKNAKELLLTTELSVKEISNKLGYNATPYFISRFKKIYGQTPLQYKKTNGKV from the coding sequence ATGAAAAAGAAAAAGATATATTATCGATTATTATTCCTAAATTTACTATTATTGATGATAGGAGTTATTATACCCAATCAAATCATATACAGGTACAGCATTGATTTTATATATAGAAATATACATGAGTATAATGTCATCAAAGTAGATCAAATCAGTAATACCATCGATGAGTTAGTCAAAAATATTATTGAGGTACCAATTGATAATATTACAGACTTAAAGACCAACGAAACTTTAACGAAGCCTCTTCATGAGGATATAAGTAAATCTTTTATAGATATCAAGCAAGTCATGAATGAGGTATCTGGAATAGTTCATAAGAATGAATTTATAAATGAACTTAGTTTATATTACTATGAAGGTGATGTTTTTTTCTATGATGACACGGTAAATTTCATAGGTAATAGAAGCCAAAAAAAGATTAATATTCCAAAATGGTTCGAAAAAATCTATCAAGAAGATATCAATACTTTATGGTATAAGCATATGGATGAGCAGAGCAAAGAATATATTACCTATGCAAGGACTGTACCATTTTTCTCTGATATAAAAGATCGAAAAGGGATTATGGGGGTTACAATTGATTTAAATATGATATATGAAATTATCGATAGTTATTATGTAGAAAATCATATGGGACAACAATTTGTTATCATTGATGAAAAAAATAATCCTATAGTAGGTTACCCAAAGAAAATGGTAAAAGCTGATCTCGATCAAGTAATGGGGCAAATGAATGCACAACAGTTAAATGATAAAAATCTATATGAAATAAGTATTAATAATGAAAGCTATTTAGCATCAATAATACCTTCTGAATATAATGACTGGAAATTCATTGCATTATCTTCATTAGATTCTTATTATAAAACAGCTGATCAGTATAAGGATATTTACTTCTTTATCTTTATAATGATTATTCTAATTAATATCATCATCATTTATTGGAGTACGCGAAAGGCATATAAACCGATCAACAATATAGTCAATGTTTTTAAGGGGATCTCAAAAGATGACGGTTCTACTGAGGATGAATATACATTCATAATTAACACAGCCAACAGCGTTGAATCGCGCATCACAGAATTAAATAAAAAATTGAAAGCCTATCAGCCCCTTATTCAATATAACCTGATATGGGAAATTCTTAACAAAGCCAAAAATGATATCAATCAAGAGATATTTAAAGCGAGTGGTATTTCATTAGATTTAAATAAATCATGTTGTTTAATTGTTAAGGTTCATAGAAATGATGTTCTTGAAGATAAAATTATACTGAATTATAAGTTGATCAATGCTCTCAATGAGCAGATGATAAATCGCTATAAATGCTATTCTGTATTGAATGAAGACAATGATTTAGTCCTTTTACTGAATTATGAGTCCAAATTTCAACATGTTATTGACTTAATAAGGACAATTATTGAAGGGTGTACAACACAAGGTTATACACTGTGTATCGGGCAAGAGGTTCAAGAAATAGCTACCATATCGGAATCTTATAGCCAGGCTAAGTATGTAAAAAGATGGACCTTTATAAAATGCAATGAGAAAGTGATTTACTATAAAGATATTGCAAAGGAAGAACTTAAAGCTGACGGAAGTGCTTATAAAGTATTATATCACATTGAAGAAGCTCTAAGAGAATGCAAGATAGAAGATGTTCAATACAAAATAAAGGTACTGATTGAGGGATTAAAGTATGGTCATTATCGAATAGAGTATTGTGAGAATACACTATTAGAATTATGTTCAAGGTTAAGAAACCTTTTTATGGAGAGAGGATTTAATAGTGATTTGATTCTAGAGGTTGATATTCGTGAAGTACCTAATATTATTGAAAATATTAATGAATTTGAGGCTAAGATTAATGGGATTGTATTAACCATCATACATCATATAAGAGATAAGAAAGATAAACTACCTGTTGAATTAGAATACAAGATTGATCGTTATATTGAAGAGAATATTTACAATGATATTAGTCTAGAAACGATGGCTGATGAATTAGATATAAGTTATGAATTACTGAGTAAACAATTCAAAGATCTTAAGGGTATTACCTTTAGTAAATATATGATGGAGCTAAAGATGAAAAATGCCAAAGAGTTATTATTGACAACAGAGTTGTCTGTAAAAGAAATTAGTAATAAACTTGGTTATAATGCTACACCTTATTTCATATCACGTTTTAAGAAAATATATGGTCAAACACCTTTACAATATAAGAAAACCAATGGGAAAGTCTAG